Genomic segment of Serinicoccus hydrothermalis:
GACGGCGGGCCCGAGATGGTCCAGTTCCTCGCCGCCGACGGCACCCGCGTCGAGCTGAGCGAGAGCAACGAGCCCTACGCGGCATACCTCGAGGACGTCGGCACCGACGAGATGGTCGCGATGCTGCGCGACCTCATCCTCGTCCGCCGGGTCGACGCCGAGGGCTTCGCGCTGCAGCGCCAGGGAGAGCTCGGCCTGTGGCCCAGCCTGCTCGGCCAGGAGGCCGCCCAGGTCGGTGCCGGCCGCGCGATGCGCCCGCAGGACTACGCCTTCCCGGGCTACCGCGAGCACGGTGTCGCCTGGTGCAAGGGGGTGCCGCCGGAGAACCTGCTCGGGATGTTCCGGGGGGTCAACCACGGCGGGTGGGACTCCAACGACAACAACTTCCACCTCTACACCATCGTCATCGGCAACCAGATGCTGCACGCCGTCGGGTATGCCATGGGCGTCGCCCGCGACGGCGACGTCGCCACCGGCGACGCGGACCGCGACACCGCGGTCATGGCCTTCACCGGTGACGGCGGCACCGCGCAGGGCGACTTCAACGAGGCGCTCGTCTTCGCCGCGGTGACCCACGCGCCGGTCGTCTTCTACGTCCAGAACAACCACTGGGCGATCTCCGAGCCCAACGACCGGCAGTTCACGATCCCGCCCTACCGCCGCGCCGACGGTTTCGGCTTCCCGGGGATCCGGGTGGACGGCAACGACGTGCTCGCCAGCTACGCCGTCACGCGGTATGCCCTCGACCGGGCGCGCAACGGCCAGGGGCCGACGCTCGTCGAGGCCTTCACCTACCGCATGGGCGCGCACACCACGTCCGACGACCCGACGAAGTACCGCATCTCCGCCGAGGTCGACGCGTGGAAGGCGAAGGACCCGATCGACCGCATGACGGCATACCTCAAGGCCGAGGGCGCCATCGACGACTCCTGGGTCGAGGAGACCCAGGCGGAGGCCGACGAGCTCGCCAAGCGCATCCGCAAGGCCTGCCAGACCATGCCCGACCCGCCGCACGAGGAGATGTTCGCGCACGTGTATGCCGAGCCGCACCAGCTCATCGAGCGAGAGTCCGCGCAGTTCGCGGACTACCAGTCCGGGTTCGAGGACTGAGGCGCGAGGATGAGCACGCAGGCACAGCAGTCAGGCAGCACGGCGACGCGGATGACGATCGCCAAGGCCCTCAACGCCGGGATGCGGGCCGCGATGGAGCGCGACCCGAAGGTC
This window contains:
- the pdhA gene encoding pyruvate dehydrogenase (acetyl-transferring) E1 component subunit alpha, which codes for MSDDEVAASAAPGGHEPPERDITDGGPEMVQFLAADGTRVELSESNEPYAAYLEDVGTDEMVAMLRDLILVRRVDAEGFALQRQGELGLWPSLLGQEAAQVGAGRAMRPQDYAFPGYREHGVAWCKGVPPENLLGMFRGVNHGGWDSNDNNFHLYTIVIGNQMLHAVGYAMGVARDGDVATGDADRDTAVMAFTGDGGTAQGDFNEALVFAAVTHAPVVFYVQNNHWAISEPNDRQFTIPPYRRADGFGFPGIRVDGNDVLASYAVTRYALDRARNGQGPTLVEAFTYRMGAHTTSDDPTKYRISAEVDAWKAKDPIDRMTAYLKAEGAIDDSWVEETQAEADELAKRIRKACQTMPDPPHEEMFAHVYAEPHQLIERESAQFADYQSGFED